The following DNA comes from Nymphalis io chromosome 12, ilAglIoxx1.1, whole genome shotgun sequence.
GGAAAGCAATGGCAAGGAAGAAAATGGTAGTGGAGATGCTCCTGAGGAAACTCCTGCAGAAAACGGCGACGAAAGCAATGATGCAGTTGAGAATGGAGAGGCCACAGGTATTTTCCatctttattttcaatatgtGTGGTACCTCTATCCAAAATAGAAGTACAAATTAACTGTTGTAATCAGTAAACCCATCACCTATTGCTGCAGTCACCAAgtagatttaatttatattgataaatagttcatttactaaagtaaattttatttttcagaaaaGAAAGAAACTGGTGTAAAGAGGAAATCTGTAGCCACCGACAATGGTGATGCCTCTGAGAAGACAACACCTGAGAAAAAGGCAAAAGTTGCAAAGGAAGCTCCTCCAGCGGAGGAAGCCACTCCGGCGGAAGAAGAGGCAAAAGCCTAAACTTTACCTATACTGTACTTGGTTTACTGCAATGCATCCTTTGTTCATTAGGGTTCAACTCTAATTAGACTGATACATATCCTCTATACATTTACACAATGCCAAAACTATAGTTTTTACACATTGTTATGTATTTGTACACTTTATTATATTGCGAGTTGGGCCCTTTTGTGACCACACTAATTTtaggtttataatataaatgcatattTAACTTACCTGTGAAGTACCTGTAAAGTGTAAATTGTTATATCAGTCATGTCAGATATGCATCGCAGTGAACTGAACAAATGAAAGTTTCGAATTGGT
Coding sequences within:
- the LOC126772437 gene encoding brain acid soluble protein 1 homolog, coding for MADAAVKKDVAPEEVTSTEAPKESPVKKSPAKKDAESVESNGKEENGSGDAPEETPAENGDESNDAVENGEATEKKETGVKRKSVATDNGDASEKTTPEKKAKVAKEAPPAEEATPAEEEAKA